Genomic segment of Brachyhypopomus gauderio isolate BG-103 chromosome 10, BGAUD_0.2, whole genome shotgun sequence:
CTCACAGTTAAACATTTGGGATTAATCTTTAATCTTTATCTATGTCTGAACAATTCCACAAAGCTGTCTGCAAGACAAAAACTTTAAATCTTTCATTCAGTGTCAGTCTGGCAGGCAGTATTATGTTACTTTTTAAATATGTCTCCTCTATCTCCAGTGCATAAAACGAGACCATTATCAGAACGTTTCTTGTTCGCCATCTCGATTAGTGTGGGCAGCTCTCCACTAGTCTTTGTTTTGTGTCTGTGATCAGACCTGTTATGATGCACAGCTGATGTAAACCATGAAGGTAGGAATAATTATTTTGGTATATTAATACAAATTGAAGCAATATATTAATACAAAAAGAGTGGGCATTGCAACTGGGCATTTGTTTCTTTTGTGGTGAGGTGAAGTTGCTTATTGCTAAAAATTGTAATAATCTCTTCAGGCACACTGAGGAGGTACGGTGTCCATTAGCCACTTTGCATTAAAGGAAATCTCAAGGAGTTGCCAAGACCCCTTTAACCACTCTCTGTGTTTTGCTGAAATGACCCCAAGCGGTCAGGAAAAAAGACTTTAGCTGACATGCGCTTCTAATGCCATCAGCTGCTTCTGCAGGGCACAGATGGATTTTTTTGCTTACCGCCTTCCAAAAGAAGAAAGACCTCTACACACTGGAATATTAACCCAGCATGGAGTACTAGCCTAAAGGATATAGTATCTGTAACAAAAAGCCTTTCAATGTACCTTCATCAAACATGTATGGACAGAGAGAGCATGTTTTGTCCCCTACATTTTGTACCCCAATGTACATTTGTGATTGTGTCTCATGAGTATCAATGAACTAATGTCTGGAGCTGATGCAGGAACCTGCTGGACCCAGAGAATCATACGGCTTGCTCCAACCCAACAGCAGCAAACCTACAGTCTTGGattccacaccacagtcacttAAGGCAAATTTACTTaaatagcactttttacaacacatgtcacaaatgCATAGGTCCAGATCCATAATGAGCAAGCCTGGGGTGACAAGGAAATACTCAGTGTGTGGAactgaggaagaaaccttgggagaagCAGGACTCCAGAGGGAACTCCCCCTCCACTGGGAGGCCAGGCCAGTAGCCAGTCCTCCCTTTATTACATTACATTGCAGATGTAATACTCAGCAACGAGGACAGATTTGCTGTCTTCTGCAGCTGTGGTGCTGGGGCTGTTGTCTTTTCCACTTTAGCTGTGCAAGGAAAAATCACTCCTCACTTATCCTCACACAAACTCCTTCTTTGGATTCTTAGGATATCTATAAAGAATGACTCTTTATTTCCTCAACTTCAATGATGATCTGTCACTGCAGTCTTCTAACCAATGTGAAGGTCACAGGCATTGCAGTGTGTCCTTGTGTTCGTGAGAAAACTCCTCATGCTTCATTCCGACTGCTCTGTCAGCATTTCTTTAACGTAGTTACAGAGGCTGGCTTCCATTTTCCAAAACAGCCATGCATGCTGTGACTCTGATTACAATCTCTCTGCTGCAGTAATCACTTTCAAATATGATCACATTCTGTGTGCCTCTCCATTTCACTTTACGTATTTACATGTTTACTTTTAACCTTTAGCATTTCTCTTATTATTTCATTAAATTACACTCCTTTATCTTTCTGTCTGTATTTCTCTCATCGATCTCTCATTTCAAGAGTTATCTTGCAGTTAtgttactatatatatatatatatatatatatatatatatatatatgttactatatataatgagaatttGCAATGTAATACACAAGCACATTACAGAACCCCTTATATGACCAGGTTACAGATCAGCcattttattcatgtttgtttgATCGTGATGATGCCAAGAGCTCATGGTGAAAATCTGGATTCACTGCTGATTCAGACGGAGCCAAAGCCACCGTTCTGTCATCCCAAGCTTTGACTCACAACACATGGGTCAGCCTTTACTTACATTTTAATGTGACAGAATAATGAGGACATAAGGCCCCCCTTTTCAAAAATAGCCTTGAGGTACTAACCCTTCTAACAGAGATCTGTTCTCCATGTCAAAGCTAAGTGATAAGAATTGTTTTCTATTCTATAATTGTTTTTTTCCATGCCTATCATGAATGTCTAATTATGTCCTTCTTTGAGAGGAATTTGTGAAAAGATTAATGGAAAAACAATTTTTCCCCTAAATTTGTCATTTTGAATGTTTACAGACAGCATCATTACTTTATGTACGCCAagcataaaaacaaaaagaactaTCCATCTATAACTGAATTTCCAAAAtcataaaaacagaaaaaaattgtAATATAAGTGATATGGTTAATCCTACACATTTGTTGAAAATGGAAATATTTTTAAGAAGTACTGACAGAGGCCACACAAATTTTTGAATGTAAAAAATCCAATGAATGTACAAAAAACCTACATTTAAatgttcatgttttttttttactccctCATGGTTTTATTTTCACAGGAAATTGCTTTTTTTTCTAAGATGGCTTACGAAAGATAACTTCTCTTCACTAAGAGTGCTTTTAGTCAGCTTTGATTGTAAACAGAAGCAAATCTGGCTAATTTCTGTCTATTAGTGAACTTTGGATTTCTACCAAACATACCTTCATACATGCTACCTGGCAGATTGTCCATGAGGGACACTGTAGGAAATAACACGCATATATTAGGTCACACTCAGTAAACACTTTATAAACTCATTGCACCATATAATAAATAATGTTATTTTCTTCTTAGGATAATATACAAGAAACACAAAAGGGTCAAACactataaatgtataaataagaggacaaaaatttataaataaacataGAGAAATTAGAGCTGTATGAAATCTTCCTCTTTTCTTTCCCTGGGAAATAAATACGATTACATCTATGTACAGACTGAATACTGACTCTGTATTGAAGTCCTGTTACTGATGGTGATTCAGAGTCATTACCAGAGATATGTGAACATAATCTGTATAGTCCATAatcttcatcctcatcctcctccatcAGTTCTGAGATGGCTGCATGGAGCACCACAGGAGCTGCTGCATCAGTGTGACACATAACAGCCCTGAATCTCACCTCTGAAAGGAGGAAAGTCTCTTCAAAAAGAACCGGTAATGGTTAATTGTATCCAGCAAAGCATTTGAAATGATGATGTTTGTTTGTGGTTCTGACTaggaggcaggcaggcagccagCCATGCGCTGCAGGAGTCAGATGGGTACAGGAGTTTGTGCAGGTCAGTGGTCTACACCTGGAAGCAAAGAGAAAAGTGCtatcattttcattttcaacaAGGGTTTACTGGAATGCCTTACCTGATCAGCTACTGACTGACAGATTACTGAAGTGTTCTTCAAAAGATACTGAGAGCGAAAATAAAACTTCATAGAATACCTCATGGAAATATTTTCTTACACCTGAGACTAATGCTATTAATATTGCCATGGAAAATCAAAACAATGAACAGTTGTCTTATATAGGCTACAGACAtaaccactataccactataaCCACTCAGATATTAAGTTTAGTTTTGCGCCAAATTTAAATGTTTGCCTGATATTTCTGGAAAGCTTGTGTATAATGTGTAGCTGAATGGGGAATGTGCTTGTTCTTCAGCATCAGGTTCAGTATCATACAAATGTCACGTACAGCTGGAAGGAATGCAAGAGATGCATCATCATTGGGTCATGCTTCTAGCGAGAGGAGCCATCAATCAGAGAGACAGGTTTAAGACATTCAGTCCCCAGGCCCCCATTTCTGCTCTGGAAACCTTCtctgatgacatcatcagaagTTCTAGTTTTCTGTCTTCTGAATTTTGAGAAATATACAACAAATTTGCACCTGTGTATGAGCAAATTGACAGGACTTGAACCTGATTTTTTAATACAGGAGAGATTGTCCTGTTAACCCATGTTCATGGCGACACTTGTAATGCTcttttgtgacaacaactgttgtaaaaatcgctatattaaaaaaattaatttgatTGAACTTTACAAATGATTCTGCTGATCAAAACACTGATGCTATTCCATTAGACACAACTATTTCAGTCCAAAATAGGGTCCAAATGTGAATTGGAATATGAAACCGGAATAATACAAAATATTATGTTCAAGCTAAGCTGTTTATCACATGACCCTCACCATTGTAGTCAGAGGAAAATGATTGTGTTCCCATGTGCTCTCCACATGACAAGATCGTAACAGTAATTTAGCTCTTTTTAACCTTTTTTAACAATGCACTCTTTTGTTTTAATTTAGAAATGCATAGCTGTTCTGGGTTTTAAACTTAAATTATAAGAAGTTATAAGTTATAAGACAGCATGAGGGGGCATGTGTGCCCTACAGATTCTGAATTCTTCGGTTCCTGGTGGTGTGACATATGAAGAGAAAGGCTGGGAGGGCACAGGAGCTGAGCTGATGGGAAGGTAATAAGAGGTCAGACGATGCTGCTCCTACCAGACGAGCAGTGTATCCAGTCTAAGCGTTACTGTTACAGCATTACAGTCTACTTACAGTTGCAGGAACCGGAGTGCTTGACCTCCAGGATGAGGCCTAGGGAGCAGGCAGCCCTCCGCATGGCACACTCGCTGGGGTAGGTGGTGTTGTCGCtggcacacacactgtctccaggACGACTCTCCGGACACTCGTCCTCACACACAGAGCAACGACCACGTCCTGACTGTGAGTCCCACAGGCACCTTTTCCCCTCGGGGCAGTGGATATCCTGACATGATTTGGCATCTGAGGACACAAACCGGAGGGTTAATCAAAGAGTTCGGCCCatagacaactgctttttttcTGCCTTGACTAATCTAAAAGATGGCTGGATAAGGCACAAATGAGCAGGAGCACAGTAATACATTGCTCAGTTTTCAGATGATGGAATGATGTGTTATTGCACCATAGCAAACTAATGAGGACCACATGTTTTACAGAGCATTACATAAACTCAGGCCTGAAGATTGGGGCAGTTCTGGCCCGGTTTTGTATCCTATAACATCCTACGGTTCTAGGTTAGCTGTGAGCTGAGCTGAACCGTCCACTGCAAAACGACCTCATCCTCACCTATACATTTGCCTTCATAGGCAACCCCAATAGATCTTCCCAAGATGCACGTGGCTCTCCGGAGATGGCACACGCTGGCATAAACAATGCCATCATTCCCACACAGGTGCTGATCAGCTGACGTGACCTCAGGGCACACACGGTTGCAGCTCACACAATAGGCATTGTTGACCTGATCCACCACACATGTTGAGGTGCCTGGGCATTGCACGTCACGGCAGGTTTCTGTTAAGTACAGAATAAGAGAAGTTACCATATTTCAATTACCATATTTTGAATTCTAACTTATTTTGTTTAACACACATGCTTTTGTGAAGATGCTGTGTGCTAAACTTGTTTTTCAGACAGATGAAGTTTACCATTGGAGTTATCAACAATATTAACTTAGGCTCACAAAAATTCTCCAAGGGCTATGTTCCAAACAAAGTGATGTTTGTTTGTTATTGTGTAGTAGTGATGTCCGCCAATGTTGGGGAAATGTGAACACTGGCAAATAAGGACATTTTTAGCTTTTATTAACTTCTGAACCCAAGTCTTCTAGCTTACTCTTATTAACATCTGAATCCATATCTCCTTACTTACTCTTACACCTGCCCTGATACTGGGGGACCAGGTTAGGGTATCTCTTGCACTTTGCTTTGCGAAGAGCACAGTCATTGCGGTAGGTTTTTCCATCCGAGCCACAGACAGGTGCCGTGAAGGTGGTGTTGGTGCAgtcaggtgcacacacacatcgtgGTTTGTTTCTCTTGTTCATCTTGCATCTCTTTCCAGAGCCACAGTCCACATTATCACATGTTTCTAACAAATCAATCAATGGGTCAATCAAGCAAGAAAAACCAAACGTGCTGTAGGAGTGAGACCTTTACGTGGTTCCCTATTTGGCAAAGATGCATCAGTCTTACCTTTGCATGGTACACAATTCGGTGCGCCTCCACTGAGTAGCAGCCATCTAAATAAGGTGTTGCTGGGCACGTCCTCCTCGGTCCACGCAGCGCCCAACTGCACACTCCTACAACATTCTTCGCGACTCGTCCCAGACATGTAGAGGACCTGACATCTCCCGTTCTTCCCTTGCTCCAGCCAGCAGTTACCAGCTGGAAATAATCAGTGTGTTACTACCCTTTCGCAAGCGGCTGATTTCACGATTTGTTTGGTCAAAGCTTAGCGCACGTGCCCTGTCAGCAATCGTGGTTACGTGAAGTGCACAAGAACGTTTGAGCGTTTGGCTACAGGCTTGTCTGATGTGAAGTAGATTAAGCATGAATAAGTACATTTAAAATTGCATATATTAGcatgtttaaaatgtcattaaattgaaaaaaagtaataaatattttacatttcGCACCTCCTAACATTTCAGGgaacatttacatacatttaagaACTACAAAAAGTTATCGATATTTTTGTCTTAATTGTTAACATGGTAGCCAATAGTTTACCAGTATTATATTATAACCTACAGTACCATTGTTAGTACAGTTGATTACAAATACACGAAATCACTATACTACTTCGTGAAATAAGGAACATTACTGACAACCGCAagttttgtttttgtaagtttgtgGTTGTTATTTTCTTTTCACACAGAGACACTATGTTTACTGACTTCATACCGAATCAGCCTGATACGATATCAGACACTGCGTCACCGTCATGTCCCACTCTTGACCATGCAAATAAATGCATTACAATAAATCGTCATTACCCTGCACTTTATATTCTTCCAAGAAGTGCGCGAGCCATATGAGAAGCGCGATCACGCCCTGGCGAAGCTGCGGTAACTCTAGCATCCTTGATAAATCGGGTGTACGGGCACTTTCCTGATGTTCCTACGATGTTTGCGCCCAGAAACTGTCATACAAACACATTCAGTCTCGCTTTTTAAATCTTTATGAGGGTCAACAAGCGAATGTCTTTTGGTGGGCGGTCTTCAAAAGTTGACGGGGGTGGGGAAAGTATTATAACAGCGCTCTCACCAAAAAAATTATCAGGTGACATTTATACGCTTAGAAACTGATAATAAGAACATTATGCAAAACGTACTAATAGCACGAATAGTGTTAAGATGGATCAATGAAGCCGTAACATTTACATGATGGCTATTTGCGCCATTTCATTTTCATGTGAGTGATAGTCAGGTTTACATTAAGACGATGAGTATTACTCTTTTAACGTGACAATTTTTTACCGATAATATTGGACGTAAGGTCACTCTAGTAGTAGTTGAGACAGTAGTTTCGTCCTCCGGATGCAGCACAAATTTAAACCAACAGATCCTCTAGCGGTTGGGTGGGGTGTTGTATTACACCATCTGCAGGGAACAGGACGAACGAGTTCGAAGCCCGACTGACTAAGACGAGGTAAgactgtacagtcatggccaaaagttttgagaatgatacaaatattaatttttacaaatttgcttcagtttttataatggcaatttgcatactccagaatgttataaagagcgATCAGCTTATTAATTGCAAaatcaatatttgcctagaaaatgaactttatcccccaaaacacatttcaacttcattgcagccctgccttaaaaggaccagctaacatcgtttcagtgattgctccattaacacaggtgtgggtgttgatgaggacagggctggagatcaaggtcatgattaagtaagaatgacaccactggacactttaaaaggaggctggtgctttGCATCATTGTTTCTGTTCTATTAACCATgattatctctaaagaaacatgtgcagtcatcattgcactgcacaaaaatggcctaacagggaagagtatcgcagctagaaagattgcacctcagtcaacaatctattgcatcatcaagaacttcaaggagagaggttccattgttgccaaataAGCTCCAGGGcacccaagaaagaccagcaagcgccaggaccgtctcttaaaagtgtttcagctacGGGATtgggctaccagcagtgcagagcttgctcaggaatggcagcaggcaagtgtgagtgcatctgcatgCACTGTGGGGcagagactcttggagcaaggcctggtctcaaggagggcagcaaagaagccacttctctccagaaaaaacatcagggacagactg
This window contains:
- the fstb gene encoding follistatin b, which produces MLELPQLRQGVIALLIWLAHFLEEYKVQAGNCWLEQGKNGRCQVLYMSGTSREECCRSVQLGAAWTEEDVPSNTLFRWLLLSGGAPNCVPCKETCDNVDCGSGKRCKMNKRNKPRCVCAPDCTNTTFTAPVCGSDGKTYRNDCALRKAKCKRYPNLVPQYQGRCKKTCRDVQCPGTSTCVVDQVNNAYCVSCNRVCPEVTSADQHLCGNDGIVYASVCHLRRATCILGRSIGVAYEGKCIDAKSCQDIHCPEGKRCLWDSQSGRGRCSVCEDECPESRPGDSVCASDNTTYPSECAMRRAACSLGLILEVKHSGSCNCVDH